One Tubulanus polymorphus chromosome 5, tnTubPoly1.2, whole genome shotgun sequence DNA segment encodes these proteins:
- the LOC141906151 gene encoding uncharacterized protein LOC141906151 isoform X2 codes for MNSLPLAVSDKAGQLFRDMFPGHPNATNYKCGRTKTTHIVNAVATDIVSSTVSRLKSSPFVLGVDGSTYKQETYYPIVVRYVDEQLETKLDLLANPIWNQSHTGEAIFNIIKAELEVNAIPWENLLSLVCDNTNSNVGRHKGVIKYVRDHQKEVHLAGCVNHLLHLALKKGLNTAIKPLFDFDDLLRQLHWYVTKTSKRSASFQTIQKECGLPDHTILKHVATRWLSMGPALSRMLEQWEALRRYFAKEIGHDTDGDDDQEFLDDFDDGPVTAGAIKTKLHKFFQRRTSKLYTAFLIKAISVFESTNGYLETESALVHKVKRILERLMYRLLLCICKPAAFNQGCTPYSIDFTSRYNIKDKKDLFIGDEARKLVETVTDETKKKFYQDVVKFYSAACTYLKEKVNPKDQPLWSHAEVADPLMRKR; via the exons ATGAACAGTTTACCTCTCGCAGTTTCCGATAAGGCTGGGCAACTATTCAGAGATATGTTCCCTGGCCATCCGAATGCTACGAATTATAAATGCGGTCGCACCAAAACAACTCATATTGTGAATGCGGTTGCGACTGATATCGTGTCATCTACTGTATCGAGATTGAAATCATCTCCCTTTGTTCTTGGTGTAGATGGTTCTACGTACAAACAAGAGACATATTATCCAATCGTTGTGAGATATGTGGATGAACAGTTAGAAACAAAATTGGACCTGTTAGCTAACCCAATATGGAATCAGTCGCACACAGGAGAGGCAATATTTAATATAATCAAAGCAGAATTAGAAGTGAACGCTATACCATGGGAGAATCTACTTTCGCTTGTGTGTGATAACACAAATAGCAATGTTGGAAGACACAAGGGTGTAATAAAATATGTTAGAGATCACCAAAAAGAGGTACACCTCGCTGGATGCGTTAATCATTTGCTCCATTTAGCATTGAAGAAAGGCCTGAATACAGCCATTAAG CCTTTATTTGACTTTGATGATCTATTACGCCAGCTGCATTGGTATGTAACCAAAACGAGTAAAAGATCTGCAAGTTTTCAAACCATCCAGAAGGAATGCGGCCTGCCAGATCATACGATACTGAAGCATGTGGCTACACGCTGGCTCAGTATGGGCCCAGCCCTTAGCAGGATGCTGGAACAATGGGAAGCGCTGAGGAGATATTTTGCGAAAGAGATAGGCCATGATACTGATGGAGATGATGATCAAGAGTTTCTCGACGATTTTGATGATGGCCCTGTCACCGCAGGAgcgataaaaactaaattacACAAGTTTTTCCAGAGACGCACATCAAAACTATACACTGCATTTCTGATTAAAGCGATCTCG GTGTTTGAGAGCACAAATGGATACCTTGAAACTGAAAGTGCATTGGTTCACAAAGTGAAACGAATTTTGGAGCGACTTATGTACAGACTACTTCTCTGTATATGCAAGCCAGCAGCATTTAACCAGGGTTGTACACCTTACTCAATCGATTTCACCTCaag GTATAATATAAAAGACAAAAAAGACCTGTTCATAGGGGATGAGGCTCGGAAATTGGTGGAAACAGTCACTGACGAAACCAAGAAGAAATTCTATCAGGATGTTGTGAAGTTTTATTCAGCTGCCTGCACCTACCTGAAGGAGAAGGTGAATCCAAAAGACCAGCCTCTTTGGAGTCATGCTGag GTAGCTGATCCACTGATGCGTAAG AGATGA
- the LOC141906151 gene encoding uncharacterized protein LOC141906151 isoform X1: protein MNSLPLAVSDKAGQLFRDMFPGHPNATNYKCGRTKTTHIVNAVATDIVSSTVSRLKSSPFVLGVDGSTYKQETYYPIVVRYVDEQLETKLDLLANPIWNQSHTGEAIFNIIKAELEVNAIPWENLLSLVCDNTNSNVGRHKGVIKYVRDHQKEVHLAGCVNHLLHLALKKGLNTAIKPLFDFDDLLRQLHWYVTKTSKRSASFQTIQKECGLPDHTILKHVATRWLSMGPALSRMLEQWEALRRYFAKEIGHDTDGDDDQEFLDDFDDGPVTAGAIKTKLHKFFQRRTSKLYTAFLIKAISVFESTNGYLETESALVHKVKRILERLMYRLLLCICKPAAFNQGCTPYSIDFTSRYNIKDKKDLFIGDEARKLVETVTDETKKKFYQDVVKFYSAACTYLKEKVNPKDQPLWSHAEVADPLMRKVRSFQSVIYFMDRFPVILGDIVFRDDLEIEYADFQTLHDDDFPSGFHSPPARADEKSKEVTVETQWKIIHKMLDDVGSIRFRLLPRVMCHILLVPVSNAGCERIFSFVRKNRTDSRAALGQKTLQSLMVMKTSTQCKDFQPSSDLLKKVKSATYNALNNIDTN from the exons ATGAACAGTTTACCTCTCGCAGTTTCCGATAAGGCTGGGCAACTATTCAGAGATATGTTCCCTGGCCATCCGAATGCTACGAATTATAAATGCGGTCGCACCAAAACAACTCATATTGTGAATGCGGTTGCGACTGATATCGTGTCATCTACTGTATCGAGATTGAAATCATCTCCCTTTGTTCTTGGTGTAGATGGTTCTACGTACAAACAAGAGACATATTATCCAATCGTTGTGAGATATGTGGATGAACAGTTAGAAACAAAATTGGACCTGTTAGCTAACCCAATATGGAATCAGTCGCACACAGGAGAGGCAATATTTAATATAATCAAAGCAGAATTAGAAGTGAACGCTATACCATGGGAGAATCTACTTTCGCTTGTGTGTGATAACACAAATAGCAATGTTGGAAGACACAAGGGTGTAATAAAATATGTTAGAGATCACCAAAAAGAGGTACACCTCGCTGGATGCGTTAATCATTTGCTCCATTTAGCATTGAAGAAAGGCCTGAATACAGCCATTAAG CCTTTATTTGACTTTGATGATCTATTACGCCAGCTGCATTGGTATGTAACCAAAACGAGTAAAAGATCTGCAAGTTTTCAAACCATCCAGAAGGAATGCGGCCTGCCAGATCATACGATACTGAAGCATGTGGCTACACGCTGGCTCAGTATGGGCCCAGCCCTTAGCAGGATGCTGGAACAATGGGAAGCGCTGAGGAGATATTTTGCGAAAGAGATAGGCCATGATACTGATGGAGATGATGATCAAGAGTTTCTCGACGATTTTGATGATGGCCCTGTCACCGCAGGAgcgataaaaactaaattacACAAGTTTTTCCAGAGACGCACATCAAAACTATACACTGCATTTCTGATTAAAGCGATCTCG GTGTTTGAGAGCACAAATGGATACCTTGAAACTGAAAGTGCATTGGTTCACAAAGTGAAACGAATTTTGGAGCGACTTATGTACAGACTACTTCTCTGTATATGCAAGCCAGCAGCATTTAACCAGGGTTGTACACCTTACTCAATCGATTTCACCTCaag GTATAATATAAAAGACAAAAAAGACCTGTTCATAGGGGATGAGGCTCGGAAATTGGTGGAAACAGTCACTGACGAAACCAAGAAGAAATTCTATCAGGATGTTGTGAAGTTTTATTCAGCTGCCTGCACCTACCTGAAGGAGAAGGTGAATCCAAAAGACCAGCCTCTTTGGAGTCATGCTGag GTAGCTGATCCACTGATGCGTAAGGTTAGATCATTCCAGTCAGTGATATACTTCATGGACAGATTCCCTGTAATTCTTGGAGATATTGTTTTTAGAGATGACTTGGAAATCGAATATGCTGACTTCCAAACTTTGcatgatgatgattttccATCTGGTTTCCATAGTCCACCAGCAAGGGCcgatgaaaaatcaaaagaagTGACTGTTGAGACACAATGGAAAATCATACATAAGATGTTGGATGATGTTGGGTCGATACGTTTCAGATTGCTGCCAAGGGTGATGTGTCATATATTGCTTGTACCAGTCAGTAATGCTGGCTGCGAAAGAATTTTTAGTTTCGTAAGGAAGAACCGTACGGATTCAAGAGCAGCTTTGGGTCAGAAGACCTTGCAGTCACTGATGGTTATGAAAACATCCACACAATGCAAAGACTTTCAACCATCCTCAGATTTGCTTAAGAAAGTGAAAAGTGCGACATATAATGCTTTGaataatattgatacaaaCTAG